The DNA sequence AAACTTGAACATCCAGATGCACGCCATCGTAGGATACGTGTATATTGAGGTTCCCCTTGGTCTGAATAACGATGCGGGAGTCAAGTCCGGCATTATGAAATTGACGTCTGACAAGGACAGCTACAGCATCCCAATGGAGCAGACTGCCAGCAGCGGCGTTTTCAAGAGCGACATGCTGAAGCTTGGCGCCAACTATGACGTAGAAATTATCCTGTATGACGCCCTAGGCAAAGAAATCTATAAGTTGACGGATCAGTTCCTGCTGACAGAAGATAGCCCCGTACCTGACCTTACATTAAATTCTCTCAGAACCCAGGTAGCCCTTGCTGTGAACGCCGCCAGCAACAAGAACGTAAGCCTGTCGCTTCCCCTGCCGGCAGGTTACCGCAAGCCCAGGATTGACGACCTGCTGATTACAGAAGTATTCCCCGCTCCCGATTCCAAGGACTCTAGCCAGTTCGAGTTCGTGGAAATCTACAACGGCAGCCTGGATACCCTTATTCTTGACGACTGCTCCATCGGGCTGACCAGCTCCAGCACCCTCAAGACATTCCCTCTGACTGTAAGCGAAATCCTGCCGAACCAGGCGCTGGTGCTGGGCAGTTCCATCAGCGAGAAGACTCCAGCCCTGTTCATCAATACCGATGGTTGGGCCGACATGACAGGAACCAAGGGCGCCGTCGTATTCAAGTGCGACGGCATCACCTTGGACACCCTGTTCTACGCCGGCGAACCAGACAGCCTGCACACCAATGTGGTACCGGCCCTCGGTAGCAGTAAGTACGGCAGTTCCGCCCAGCTCAAGCTAGACCAGTGGAAGAACCGCGCCGACTCTACAGCCTGGACCCTGGCCCCACCTACCCCAGGCGAAATCTAGACTTACCTCATCCAAAACAAAACGCCCCGTTCGCAAATGCGGACGGGGTCGTTCAAATGTATCTGGAAATCGAAGCCTAGCTCAAACGAAGAGCTTGCCCGATTTTATTATGCGTGAATCTGGGTATTTGCGCGTTCTACGTCGAACAGACGGCGGAGAAGTTCGGTACGGGCCGGATCACGTTCTTCAGCCAAGGTCAACGGGCCCATGTTAATGGCCACCAGGATAGAACCCGGATAATTATTGGCATTCTTGACAAATTCGCTTTCAGAAACACCTTCGGTATAGAAGTCCACGACAAAAGTATCCCAGTCTTCGTTTTCAAGCTGTTCCTGGGCTTCGGCCTCAGTCTTTACAGCCTTGATGTTGGCTCCGACCAGCAAGTCGGTAAGGACTTCAAGACAAATTTCACGGCGGGTGTCGTCTTCTTCCCAGATCAGGATGCAGCGGTCACTGTAGTCACGGACAACCGGAGTGGAACTTTCGGATTCGTCGTCAAAGAATTCCTTGGCGGATTCGTCCATTTCTTCATCGTCAAAATTATCAAATTCTTTTGCCATAGTAGCACAAATATAACAAATGAACAGTGAACAATGAATAATGAATAATGAAAAACTTGGCGCTCCGCGCTTTTTTAGAACCGGCAACGCCGGGATTATTCACAATTGTTAATTGTTCATCGTTAATTGTTAATTGGGGAAACTTGCCATATATATGGTATTTTTCTAAATTTGCGCGCAAAAATACAACAGTCCTCTATTAAAAGAAGGCCCTATGGATCAATCTAAAATCAGAAACGTAGCCATCATCGCCCACGTTGACCACGGTAAAACTACCCTGGTGGACCAGCTCCTCAAGCAGTGCGGAACTTTCCACGAAGGTGAAGAAGTCAACGAACGCGTGATGGACTCCGACAACCTGGAACGCGAACGCGGCATTACCATCCTTTCCAAGAACACCAACGTGATGTACAAGGGCTACCGCGTGAACATCGTGGATACCCCGGGGCATGCCGACTTCGGTGGCCAGGTGGAACGCGTTCTCGGTACCGTTGACGGTGTGATTCTGGTGGTGGACGCTTTCGAAGGTCCTATGGCCCAGACCCGTTTCGTGACCCAGAAGGCTCTTCAGATGGGCCTCATTCCTATCGTCGTCGTGAACAAGATCGACCGTGACGGTTGCAATCCTCACGGCGCTCTGGACAAGGTCTTCGACCTGTTCTGCGAACTTGACGCTACTGAAGAACAGCTGGACTTCGACAAGGTGTTCGGTTCCGGCCGTCGCGGTATCTGCAAGGCAGAAATGGAAGATCCGGATGGCGACTTCTCCATCCTCATGGACAAGATCATCGAACGCATCCCGGCTCCCAAGGGCGATCCGAACGCAGAACCGCTGATGCAGATTACTTCTCTGGAATACTCCGGCTTCCTCGGTCGTTTGGCTGTGGGCCGCGTCCAGAACGGTCTCTTTAAGCCGGGTCTCACCGTAGCACAGTCCACTGTTGACGGCAAGTTCAAGAACGTCCGTCTCCAGAAGGTTCTCCGTTACGACGGCCTTACCCCGCAGCCGGTTGAAGAAGCCGGTCCGGGCGACATCGTTCTTTTGGCAGGTTTCGACAACTTCGACATCGGCGATACCCTGTCCGATCCGAAGAACCCCCAGGAACTCCCCCGTATCCATATCGACCCGCCCACCATCTCCATGATGTTCACCGTGAACACCTCCCCCTTGGCAGGTAAGTACGGTGGCAAGTTCATGACTGGTAACCAGCTCCAGGAACGTCTGGAACGTGCTCACATGGCTGACCCCGCCCTCCTGGTGGAAAAGGCCGACGGCGCTTCCAACTTCAAGGTTTCTGGCCGTGGTATTCTCCACCTGACCATCCTGGTGGAAAACATGCGTCGCGAACTTTACGAATTCACCATCGGTTCTCCCCAGGTGATTTTCCAGAACGACGAAAACGGCAAGTTGCTGGAACCGGTTGAAGAATTCAAGGTTGAAGTCCCCAGCGAATTCTCTGGCGCCTGCATCCAGGAAATCCAGACCCGCAAGGGCGAAATGACCAACATGACCACCGACGAAAACGACCGCGTCACCTTGGAATTCAACGTTCCTTCCCGCGGCCTCATCGGTATCCGTCCCAAGCTCCTGTCCCTCTCTAAGGGTTACGCTGTCAGCCAGTCTATCTTCAAGGGTTACGAACCGTACAAGGGCGAAATTCCCGCCCGTATCAACGGCGTGCTCATTGCCAAGGAACCGGGCGAAGCTGCAAGCTACGCTCTTTCCAACCTGGAAGACCGTGGCTACCTCATCATCGGACCGGGTGCAGAAGTTTATCCGGGCATGATCGTTGGTGAACACAACCGCGACGTGGATATTACCGTGAACGTTACCAAGGGTAAGCACCTTACCAACATGCGTTCCAAGTCCGCAGACGACATGATCCAGCTGACTCCGTACCGCCGCCTGACTTTGGAAGAGTGCGTCACCTTCATTAACGAAGACGAATGCATCGAAGTCACTCCGGAAGTGCTGCGCCTCCGCAAGACCGAGCTCGACCCGATCAAGCGTAAGCAGCTCTCCAAGAAGCCGGTGGAAGAAGACTAATAACAAGGCGAGAGCCGCGCGACGCAAGCCGTGCGCCACTCAAAACAGTTATGAAAAAGGCCCGCTTTCAAAGCGGGTCTTTTTTCGTTCCATCAAACTGCACTAGTGCAAAAATCCCAATCGACCTTCACCACTTTGCAAGTACTGATTCATATAGTCCTTACCGATTTGGCAGGCTTCGGGAAGAGTCTTGCCCAGGGCAAGGTTCGCAAGGATAGCAGAACTCAAGACACAGCCGGTGCCATGCTTACCGCAACCCGGCAGGCGGGGACTTGCAAACTTGTATTCATTGCCTTCGTGGAACAGGGTATCGATGGCTTCTGCATCCGTTGTATGGCCACCCTTCATGAGCACAGAAACATCCTTACCCATGACCAGTTCACCGCTTTGATGAGCAGCCTCTAGCCCAAGGAACTTATATTCATCTGCGTTAGGCGTTACCAGGTCTATCATCTTCATGACAGGCAAGAACTCCGCAGCATCACGCATAAAGTGAAAACCGGCGCTGGCACTTGCAATGGGGTCCCAGATGATGAAGGCGTCGGGCGACTTTTCTCGAATGTACTCCACCACACGTTTCAGGATCTTGGCCTTTTCCACCAGGCCAATCTTTACGTACTTGAAGGTATGCTTTTTGAACAAAGTATCAAGTTGGGCCTCGATACGATCCCAGATGACCCACCCCGGAGAAACGAACTCGTCTTCATTCTGTTCTGTAAGGGCGGTACATACGGCCTGGCCGTATACACCGAAGTGAGCCATGGTCTTGATATCCGAAATAAAACCGGCACCGGCACTGCCGTCAAAGCCAGCGATTGTCAAAGCGTAAATCATTTCACTCATGCCTCTAAAATACATAAAAAACACCCTCTGGCAAGAGTTTCCATAGGATGTATTTTATTGTAGGCAATTTTGTGTTACGCTACATGTAAAAGCCAAGCAGAGCAGCAGTGGTAACGCAGATTAAAATCATCGCGGGAGCAATGGACCTACGCATGGACTTTGCGCCAAGGAACACCACAAGGCCGCCCTTTGTCAAAGTATTAGCCAGGCTTGCAAGCAAGAAGGCAAGAACCAACTCCCGGGAGCCAAGACCGTTCTTAAGGAACATATCGATGACAGAGAAGGCCACGGCATCCATCTCGGCAGCGCCACCGAGGAAACTACAGGCGAGAAGAGCACCCTCCCCCAGGTACACTCGGGCGGCGTTGGCCACAAACATTACGCAGGTAAAGACCACACCGAACTTGATTGCCGGAAGCAGCTTGAAGGGATTGGAAAAGTCTGCGGTTTTCGGGCGGTGATCGCGGCCTTCACGAATCTTGAGGAATAAGGCGTAGGCAAGGCTGGGCACCACCGGCAGTAACAGCGGAATGGCCAAGGGCTTTGCCAAGTCCATACTCAAGGCGATGCAAATCAGGTAAAGCCTTACATACATCACCGACCAGCTAAGAACAATCCCTATGGTGAATTCAGACGCATACTCGACGTTCTCGCGGCTGCGACCCGCCAAGTTCAGCGTCAGTGCGGTACTGCTGGCAAGCCCACCCAGCAGGCCGGTAAGCCAGATGCCCTTGCCCGGCCCCACCAGTTTAATCAGGACGTAGCCAACAAATCCAATGCCCGAGATGAACACCACAAAAAGCCAGATGGTATGGGGGTTCAAAACCTGCAGGCCGGGCGGGCCGTACGCCTGGTTCGGCAGGAACGGCAACACCAAAGCAGAAATCACGGCGAACTTCACCGTAGCCAGGATATCCTCGCGAGAAAGCTTCTGGGCAAAACTATGGAGCTGGTCCTTGACGGTAAGGACCCAGAGCATCACCACCATAATGACACAGGATTCCAGTAGCCTACTGTACCAGCACAGGGATCCCAGCAGATACACGATGACAAGAGCCACGCTGGTGGTAATGCCAGCGATTGCCGGCGACGATACTTCCTTAAGCGACGATACATCCTTCAGCGGTGCAACTTCCTTAGTATCTTCGCGATGGCTCAATCCAAAGGCAATGTGGCTTGCCATCAGCAGCAATCCGATTACAACAAAGCCAGTCACAAAAGGCGCAGGTCCGTTCATCAAGTCCGAAAGGAAGGCCGACATGGCTCCACCAAGCCCCACCAGGGTAAAGGTGCGAACACCAGCCGGATGCCTGTCCGCCTGGTCAGAATAGGTATGTTCACGCTGCAGGCCGATAATCAGCCCAATGCCCAGGGCCGCAGCCAAACGATAAAAAACGCTAAATTCCAACATATCAAAACCGCCGAACGAAAAAACGCCAAAAACAGGTCTTTTTGAAGACCGTCTTTTCAATCTATCTTTATTTTTTTGAAAAACCGCCCCGGCTATATTCCAAGTCGGAACGTCGCCTAACGGCGAACCAGTTTTGATTTCATTGCAGACTTTTGGGCGTACATTCTGTCATCAGCCAGATGATAGACGTTTTCTGCCTGCACAGGGCCATTGCCACATTCCCTACGGAAGGCAACACCATAGGCAACCTCCAGCGAAATAGGCAATTCCACAGTGCTAGCCTTTTGCAAAGATTCCATTCGTTGCAATGCCGGTTCAATGTCACTTAAATGCTCCGCACGGACAATAGCAAGGAACTCATCTCCACCCATACGAATTGTTGTACCCACTCCCGTAAAGGCAACCTTGAACACCTCGGCAAAGGCCTTCAACAGTTCATCGCCCATGCCATGGCCATAGCGGTCATTAACAAACTTCAACCCATTCATGTCGATACTGACAATGGCATAGTCCGTAGTCACCTTGTCCAAAATGTCAAAGATCTGCTGACACTTTGCACGATTAAAAAGTCCCGTCAGGCTATCCACATAGACCATGGCGGCCAGCACATCCTTTTCTGCCTTGTCCGTAATAATCTTATGGAGGTTTACCAAGTAGCTCGCCACCAGGAACATCACGAATACAAGAATTCCCAGCGGGATCCAGGTTTCGCTCAAGAAGGTTACGCTGTACAGAAAACTGCGGAAAACATTATAGCGAATCAAGTCCAAAAGCGCAATGACTGCAAAAATGAAAACGCCCCATGACAAAAGCTTCCCGGACAAATCCAACTTTTTCTTTTTTCCAAGGGTTTGGCTTCCCAAATAAATAAAGCCAATCAAAACATACAAATGGAAAACCCCAAGGCATTTTGTATAATGGGCAATATTTAACCAATGCAACAGGCTCGCCACCACAAAGAACACAAAGTCAACAGCCATTAAAATCTTGAGTCCCAAAGCTCTATTCTTTCCAATGGAGTTCTGTCGCATATCCAAAAGGAATGCGCACAAAGGAATCGGAGCCAAATACAGGGTTGTGTACTCAATCATGGTATTGAAGGCAAAATCTACAGAGAAAAGCTGCAGCACCATCATGTAGCACAAAGACCAAAGCCCCAGTAGCAAGGCCAAAAGACCGATCATCATAAAATGGACATGGACCACACCTGAAAAGGCAAGAACCAAAGTTGCCAGCACAGCAAGAATTCCAAAGAGCACAAGGAACACACCAACGATAATCGTCAGCATGTGATTTGCATTGTAGTCTGTCAGCGCGCCATTTTCAGGAAGCACATCAAAATCAGGCATTACTGTAAAGGCATCCTTTTCTTGAGGAACAATCGTCACCGTCAGTTTTTTACCAAGAGCATTCCTATTCAAGAACGCGTAGTGGAAGCCGCTCCCCACAAAGCCATCGCCGTGGTAATTCTCGCCGAAGGAATAGACGCGTTCATCGCCAGCCACCACTTCCACCACAGAATGATAGGTTCTAAATCGAAGCACCGGATGAGGACACAAGGTATCTGCCAAAACCTGTTCAAACACAAGTGTGTCGCCCACAGCGATCTTACGGGGTAATTTGTATTCTGAAAGCGAAGGAATAGACGAAGTCTTTCCCTCAAAGGTCAAATTCCAGCCGGAGTCAAGATGATAGGACGCCGGAGAAATTCCGTTGCCACGGATGCCAAAGAACAGCGCAAGCAGAACGGCTATCGCAAGGACTGTCGCCACCCCAAACAATATTTTTCTGCTAACGTTTTTCACCTTTTTTTACCCAAACTATTTTTTTGCTAATCTCGTTCCCAAACTTCAAAGACTGTGGCAAAGTCATTCTTCTCGTCGGCCGGGAACGACTCCTCGCTGACCTTACGCCAACCGTCGCCCCACTCCGGGAATAAGACATCGCCTTCCACCTGAGCCAGCACCCTGGTCAGATAAAGTTTCTTGACTAGAGGCATCGCTTCCTTGTATACGGCGGCACCACCAATGATCAGGCATTCTGTTTCGCCAGCTTCCGCCGCCGTCTTAATGGCTGCATCCAGGGAACCGCATACAACACAACCCGGGGCCTCAAAGCTTGGATTGCGGGTCAGAACATAATTCACGCGGTTCGGCAGCGGGCGACCAATATCGTCGTAGTTCTTGCGGCCAAGGACAATGGAATGCCCGGTGGTAATGGCCTTGAATCGTTTAAGATCGGCAGACAAGTGCCACGGCAAGTGACCGTCACGGCCAATCACGTTATTTTCAGAAACTGCAACGATAGCGGAAATAAGCATTAAAACCTCGTAGTAGCCATGAGTATTGAGTTTTGAGCCTTGAGTTTATATAATCGCGCCAAAGGCGCCTTATCTTAACTCATTGCTCACAGCTCATCACTGACCACTGATTAAACAGCGATGGGGGCCTTGATAGTTGGATACGGATCGTAGTCTACGAGCTCGAAGTCCTCAAACTTGAAGTCAAAGAGGTCCTTGACATCCGGATTCAGCTTCATGGTGGGGAGTGCTCTAGGAGTACGACTCAACTGTTCATTAACCTGTTCAAAATGGTTAGAGTACAGATGGGTATCGCCCAAGGTGTGAATGAATTCTCCCGGTTCATAATCGCAAACCTGAGCAAGCATCAAAGTCAACAGCGCATAGGAAGCAATGTTGAAAGGTACACCCAGGAAGGTGTCTGCGCTACGCTGGTACAACTGGCAAGAAAGCTTACGCTTGCCGGAGGCGCCAACGCCACCCACGTAGAACTGGAACAGGCAGTGGCAAGGAGGAAGGGCCATCTTGTCTACTTCCGCAACGTTCCAGGCACACACCAGATGGCGGCGGGAATCGGGATTGTTCTTCAAGCTATTCACCAGGTTCTTAATCTGGTCAATGTGGCCACCCTCGGGAGTAGGCCAGCTGCGCCACTGGTGACCGTAGACCGGGCCAAGGTCGCCATTTTCGTCGGCCCATTCATCCCAGATGGTCACCTTGTTGTCGTGCAAGTACTTGATGTTGGTATCGCCTTTCAGGAACCACAGCAGTTCGTGAATAATGGAACGCAGATGCAGTTTCTTTGTGGTCAGGCAAGGGAATCCCTTGGAAAGGTCGTAACGGCACTGACGGCCGAAGACAGAACGGGTACCGGTACCAGTACGGTCAGAACGGTCTACACCATTTTCCATAATGTCGCGAAGAAGATCTAGATACTGTTGCATGGTAGTGAAGAGTGAAGAATGAAAAATGAAAGATGAAGGATGAAAGATGCGTAAGGCGAATGCAGCGGCAGAGCTTGCTCTGACATTGCTGAGCCTAGCATCTAGTAAATGAGCGTAGCGAATTTACCATAGTGAACAATTAGCAATGAACCGTGAAGAGTGAA is a window from the Fibrobacter sp. genome containing:
- a CDS encoding GGDEF domain-containing protein — translated: MKNVSRKILFGVATVLAIAVLLALFFGIRGNGISPASYHLDSGWNLTFEGKTSSIPSLSEYKLPRKIAVGDTLVFEQVLADTLCPHPVLRFRTYHSVVEVVAGDERVYSFGENYHGDGFVGSGFHYAFLNRNALGKKLTVTIVPQEKDAFTVMPDFDVLPENGALTDYNANHMLTIIVGVFLVLFGILAVLATLVLAFSGVVHVHFMMIGLLALLLGLWSLCYMMVLQLFSVDFAFNTMIEYTTLYLAPIPLCAFLLDMRQNSIGKNRALGLKILMAVDFVFFVVASLLHWLNIAHYTKCLGVFHLYVLIGFIYLGSQTLGKKKKLDLSGKLLSWGVFIFAVIALLDLIRYNVFRSFLYSVTFLSETWIPLGILVFVMFLVASYLVNLHKIITDKAEKDVLAAMVYVDSLTGLFNRAKCQQIFDILDKVTTDYAIVSIDMNGLKFVNDRYGHGMGDELLKAFAEVFKVAFTGVGTTIRMGGDEFLAIVRAEHLSDIEPALQRMESLQKASTVELPISLEVAYGVAFRRECGNGPVQAENVYHLADDRMYAQKSAMKSKLVRR
- a CDS encoding hydroxymethylpyrimidine/phosphomethylpyrimidine kinase translates to MSEMIYALTIAGFDGSAGAGFISDIKTMAHFGVYGQAVCTALTEQNEDEFVSPGWVIWDRIEAQLDTLFKKHTFKYVKIGLVEKAKILKRVVEYIREKSPDAFIIWDPIASASAGFHFMRDAAEFLPVMKMIDLVTPNADEYKFLGLEAAHQSGELVMGKDVSVLMKGGHTTDAEAIDTLFHEGNEYKFASPRLPGCGKHGTGCVLSSAILANLALGKTLPEACQIGKDYMNQYLQSGEGRLGFLH
- a CDS encoding MgtC/SapB family protein, translating into MLEFSVFYRLAAALGIGLIIGLQREHTYSDQADRHPAGVRTFTLVGLGGAMSAFLSDLMNGPAPFVTGFVVIGLLLMASHIAFGLSHREDTKEVAPLKDVSSLKEVSSPAIAGITTSVALVIVYLLGSLCWYSRLLESCVIMVVMLWVLTVKDQLHSFAQKLSREDILATVKFAVISALVLPFLPNQAYGPPGLQVLNPHTIWLFVVFISGIGFVGYVLIKLVGPGKGIWLTGLLGGLASSTALTLNLAGRSRENVEYASEFTIGIVLSWSVMYVRLYLICIALSMDLAKPLAIPLLLPVVPSLAYALFLKIREGRDHRPKTADFSNPFKLLPAIKFGVVFTCVMFVANAARVYLGEGALLACSFLGGAAEMDAVAFSVIDMFLKNGLGSRELVLAFLLASLANTLTKGGLVVFLGAKSMRRSIAPAMILICVTTAALLGFYM
- a CDS encoding thymidylate synthase, coding for MQQYLDLLRDIMENGVDRSDRTGTGTRSVFGRQCRYDLSKGFPCLTTKKLHLRSIIHELLWFLKGDTNIKYLHDNKVTIWDEWADENGDLGPVYGHQWRSWPTPEGGHIDQIKNLVNSLKNNPDSRRHLVCAWNVAEVDKMALPPCHCLFQFYVGGVGASGKRKLSCQLYQRSADTFLGVPFNIASYALLTLMLAQVCDYEPGEFIHTLGDTHLYSNHFEQVNEQLSRTPRALPTMKLNPDVKDLFDFKFEDFELVDYDPYPTIKAPIAV
- a CDS encoding dihydrofolate reductase, translating into MLISAIVAVSENNVIGRDGHLPWHLSADLKRFKAITTGHSIVLGRKNYDDIGRPLPNRVNYVLTRNPSFEAPGCVVCGSLDAAIKTAAEAGETECLIIGGAAVYKEAMPLVKKLYLTRVLAQVEGDVLFPEWGDGWRKVSEESFPADEKNDFATVFEVWERD
- the typA gene encoding translational GTPase TypA — protein: MDQSKIRNVAIIAHVDHGKTTLVDQLLKQCGTFHEGEEVNERVMDSDNLERERGITILSKNTNVMYKGYRVNIVDTPGHADFGGQVERVLGTVDGVILVVDAFEGPMAQTRFVTQKALQMGLIPIVVVNKIDRDGCNPHGALDKVFDLFCELDATEEQLDFDKVFGSGRRGICKAEMEDPDGDFSILMDKIIERIPAPKGDPNAEPLMQITSLEYSGFLGRLAVGRVQNGLFKPGLTVAQSTVDGKFKNVRLQKVLRYDGLTPQPVEEAGPGDIVLLAGFDNFDIGDTLSDPKNPQELPRIHIDPPTISMMFTVNTSPLAGKYGGKFMTGNQLQERLERAHMADPALLVEKADGASNFKVSGRGILHLTILVENMRRELYEFTIGSPQVIFQNDENGKLLEPVEEFKVEVPSEFSGACIQEIQTRKGEMTNMTTDENDRVTLEFNVPSRGLIGIRPKLLSLSKGYAVSQSIFKGYEPYKGEIPARINGVLIAKEPGEAASYALSNLEDRGYLIIGPGAEVYPGMIVGEHNRDVDITVNVTKGKHLTNMRSKSADDMIQLTPYRRLTLEECVTFINEDECIEVTPEVLRLRKTELDPIKRKQLSKKPVEED
- a CDS encoding lamin tail domain-containing protein, with the protein product MSPTKKYRTLFGSAVSLMCAASLWNCSDQTSSEKINAVEGVSTNVALALNYAETPLLDSLVLDCYGTDTLHFVHSTDNGKFNMDLFPGDHWNFKAKIYANGALMQVGELETKLTAGTSVNLNIQMHAIVGYVYIEVPLGLNNDAGVKSGIMKLTSDKDSYSIPMEQTASSGVFKSDMLKLGANYDVEIILYDALGKEIYKLTDQFLLTEDSPVPDLTLNSLRTQVALAVNAASNKNVSLSLPLPAGYRKPRIDDLLITEVFPAPDSKDSSQFEFVEIYNGSLDTLILDDCSIGLTSSSTLKTFPLTVSEILPNQALVLGSSISEKTPALFINTDGWADMTGTKGAVVFKCDGITLDTLFYAGEPDSLHTNVVPALGSSKYGSSAQLKLDQWKNRADSTAWTLAPPTPGEI